In one window of Hyalangium ruber DNA:
- a CDS encoding endonuclease/exonuclease/phosphatase family protein: MDLRIASYNILADAYLKPEWFPHTPADLLRPQGRQEALTQRITGLDADIVCLQEVEPNSFAALQRALEPRGYSGVLALKQQGRPDGCAVFHRMERCLGHRAHYFGDRLEDGRISGNLALVVDFDAGGDRLRVACTHLRWDRPDKPVEQHQGMQQATELLEELVRRDSEALWVVGGDFNAQPGDPLVRAFAAAGLLDAYAGRHQPTCNANGRPKTIDFLFHSRALQAQPVRLLELDAQTPMPSETEPSDHLPIAARLLRA, from the coding sequence GTGGACCTTCGAATCGCCTCGTACAACATCCTGGCGGACGCCTACCTCAAGCCCGAGTGGTTTCCGCACACGCCCGCGGACCTCCTCCGGCCGCAGGGGCGCCAGGAGGCGCTGACCCAGCGCATCACGGGGCTGGATGCGGACATCGTCTGCCTGCAGGAGGTGGAGCCCAACAGCTTCGCCGCGCTCCAGCGGGCGCTGGAGCCGCGCGGGTACTCGGGCGTGCTGGCCCTGAAGCAGCAGGGCCGACCCGATGGCTGCGCGGTGTTCCACCGCATGGAGCGTTGCCTGGGCCACCGAGCCCATTACTTCGGGGACCGGCTGGAGGACGGGCGCATCTCCGGGAACCTGGCGCTGGTCGTGGACTTCGATGCCGGAGGGGACCGGCTGCGCGTGGCCTGCACCCACCTGCGCTGGGACCGGCCGGACAAGCCCGTGGAGCAGCACCAGGGGATGCAACAGGCGACCGAGCTGCTCGAGGAACTGGTCCGGCGGGACTCGGAGGCCCTGTGGGTCGTGGGCGGCGACTTCAACGCGCAGCCTGGGGATCCGCTGGTCCGAGCGTTCGCGGCGGCGGGGCTGCTCGATGCCTACGCGGGAAGGCACCAGCCGACCTGCAACGCGAACGGCAGGCCCAAGACCATCGACTTCCTCTTCCACTCGCGCGCGCTGCAAGCGCAACCGGTCCGGCTGCTGGAGCTGGATGCCCAGACGCCGATGCCGTCGGAGACCGAGCCCTCTGATCACCTGCCGATCGCCGCGCGGCTGCTGCGCGCCTGA
- a CDS encoding mannosyltransferase family protein: MNRSAPHLIALTALGALLACTVAVSVSSWAFPEGYSPARETWSGLPPPMGWVRYDAGWYAHIATQGYSYTPGQQSPVAFFPAYPLVLRGLTSVGLDTFLAGVLFTMVCGVLALVLFTLWARTRADEDTVRNAGLLLALYPFAFFLYGAMYSDAFFLLLIVGAFLLLERGHLLPAVLLAAVATAARPVAPALVLGLLARRLEWKHERGLRWSVTDLLPVLAATGFLLYVFYLWRTFGEPMAFVKVQSAPGWDQMPGWRTWAKVRWFQGFFRGMPVGDFLRLVGHAAFTLGALALVWPTVKRLGWGYGLYSAAIVGLPALSSKDFMGMGRYLLPAFPLFLTLALLLRERPRLRLGVIASSAALMLALAAAFGAAQYVS; the protein is encoded by the coding sequence ATGAACCGCTCCGCCCCCCACCTCATCGCCCTGACGGCCCTCGGCGCGCTCCTGGCGTGTACGGTGGCCGTCTCGGTGAGCTCGTGGGCCTTCCCCGAGGGCTACAGCCCCGCCCGGGAGACGTGGTCCGGGCTCCCTCCGCCCATGGGCTGGGTGCGCTACGACGCCGGCTGGTACGCCCACATCGCCACCCAGGGCTACAGCTACACGCCGGGGCAGCAGAGCCCCGTGGCCTTCTTCCCCGCGTACCCGCTCGTGCTCCGAGGGCTCACGTCGGTGGGCCTCGACACCTTCCTGGCCGGCGTGCTGTTCACCATGGTGTGTGGCGTGCTGGCGCTGGTGCTCTTCACCCTCTGGGCCCGCACGCGCGCCGACGAGGACACCGTCCGCAACGCGGGCCTGCTGCTCGCCCTGTACCCCTTCGCCTTCTTCCTCTACGGGGCGATGTACTCGGACGCGTTCTTCTTGCTGCTCATCGTCGGCGCCTTCCTGCTCCTGGAGCGGGGGCACCTGCTGCCTGCCGTGCTGTTGGCGGCCGTGGCCACCGCCGCCAGGCCCGTGGCGCCCGCGCTCGTGCTCGGGTTGCTGGCCCGCAGGTTGGAGTGGAAGCACGAGCGCGGCCTGCGCTGGAGTGTCACGGATCTGCTTCCGGTGCTCGCCGCCACCGGGTTCCTGCTCTACGTCTTCTATCTCTGGCGGACCTTTGGCGAGCCGATGGCCTTCGTGAAGGTGCAGTCCGCGCCCGGCTGGGACCAGATGCCCGGCTGGCGCACGTGGGCCAAGGTCCGCTGGTTCCAGGGCTTCTTCCGGGGCATGCCGGTGGGGGACTTCCTGAGGTTGGTGGGGCACGCCGCCTTCACCCTGGGCGCGCTCGCGTTGGTGTGGCCCACCGTGAAGCGGCTGGGCTGGGGCTATGGCCTCTACTCGGCCGCCATCGTTGGACTGCCCGCGCTCTCCAGCAAGGACTTCATGGGAATGGGGCGCTACCTGTTGCCCGCCTTCCCGCTGTTCCTCACGCTGGCGCTGTTGCTGCGCGAGCGCCCCCGCTTGCGCCTCGGGGTGATTGCCAGCAGCGCGGCGCTCATGCTCGCGCTGGCCGCGGCCTTCGGGGCCGCGCAGTACGTCTCATGA
- the fadJ gene encoding fatty acid oxidation complex subunit alpha FadJ, with the protein MAIKLEELEAKQGFTYQVEDGVAVLTFDLPGESVNTLSPETGEAFSELLGRAEQDPAVKAVVFTSGKKDNFVAGAKIDFLQTIKSAAEATETSRKAQEGFDRLDAFPKPVVAAIHGSCLGGGLEWALACDYRLATDSPKTTLGLPEVQLGLLPGAGGTQRLPALIGVQAALDLILAGKNVKPSKAKKLGLVDEVVPVPLLRSVALQRARELAAGTLKVERPHGQRLKAVAAQSKKGLSGLLQSLSNKEMWAEVALEANPLGRKILFDQARKQLLKKTRGKYPAPEKALEAIRAGVESGRKVGLETEARLFGELVVSDTSKRLVEIFFATTALKKENGTSNPSVKAREVKKIGVLGGGLMGGGIAYVSSVLQGVPVRVKDRDDVGVGRALKQVQSILDERVKKRSLTWRESAAKLAMVSAGTDYSGFKNVDIVIEAVFEDLKLKHRIIAETEAVTRDDCIFASNTSSLPITELAKGSKRPAQVIGMHYFSPVHKMPLLEIITHPGTAEWVTATCVEVGRKQGKTVIVVNDGVGFYTSRILAPYINEAAYLLAEGADIAELDKALVDFGFPVGPITLLDEVGIDVAHKVGPIMEAAFGKRLAAPKTLEKVIEDGRLGRKNGKGFYTYAGKKKQVDASIYALLPHGTERRSFDRTEMAERCALQMVNEAIRCLGEGILRSPRDGDVGAIFGLGFPPFLGGPFRYADSLTPAVLLSRLEHYQDKYGERFTPAPALEGMVKENKTFYPR; encoded by the coding sequence ATGGCCATCAAACTCGAAGAGCTCGAGGCGAAGCAGGGCTTCACCTACCAGGTCGAGGACGGCGTCGCGGTCCTCACGTTCGATCTGCCAGGTGAGTCGGTGAACACGCTCTCCCCGGAGACGGGCGAGGCGTTCTCGGAGCTGCTGGGCCGCGCGGAGCAGGATCCGGCGGTGAAGGCGGTGGTGTTCACCTCCGGCAAGAAGGACAACTTCGTGGCCGGGGCGAAGATCGACTTCCTCCAGACCATCAAGAGCGCAGCCGAGGCCACGGAGACCTCGCGCAAGGCCCAAGAGGGCTTCGACCGGCTGGATGCGTTCCCCAAGCCGGTGGTGGCGGCCATCCACGGCTCGTGTCTCGGCGGCGGGCTGGAGTGGGCGCTGGCGTGTGACTACCGCCTGGCCACCGACAGCCCGAAGACGACGCTCGGCTTGCCCGAGGTACAGCTCGGACTGCTGCCGGGCGCGGGCGGCACCCAGCGGCTGCCGGCGCTCATCGGCGTCCAGGCGGCGTTGGACCTCATCCTCGCCGGCAAGAACGTGAAGCCCTCCAAGGCGAAGAAGCTCGGGCTGGTGGATGAGGTGGTGCCGGTGCCGCTGCTGCGCTCGGTGGCGCTCCAGCGCGCGCGGGAGCTGGCCGCCGGGACGCTGAAGGTGGAGCGTCCGCATGGCCAGCGCCTCAAGGCCGTGGCCGCGCAGTCGAAGAAGGGCCTGTCGGGGCTGCTCCAGAGCCTCTCCAACAAGGAGATGTGGGCCGAGGTGGCGCTCGAGGCCAACCCGCTCGGCCGGAAGATCCTCTTCGACCAGGCGCGCAAGCAGCTCCTCAAGAAGACGCGCGGCAAGTACCCCGCTCCGGAGAAGGCCCTGGAGGCCATTCGCGCGGGTGTGGAGTCTGGTCGCAAGGTAGGGCTGGAGACCGAGGCGCGGCTGTTCGGCGAGCTGGTGGTGTCGGATACCTCCAAGCGGCTGGTGGAGATCTTCTTCGCCACCACCGCGCTCAAGAAGGAGAACGGCACCTCCAACCCGAGCGTGAAGGCGCGCGAGGTGAAGAAGATCGGCGTGCTCGGCGGCGGGCTGATGGGCGGCGGCATCGCCTACGTGTCCTCGGTGCTCCAGGGCGTGCCGGTGCGCGTGAAGGACCGCGACGACGTGGGCGTGGGGCGTGCGCTCAAGCAGGTGCAGAGCATCCTGGATGAGCGGGTGAAGAAGCGCTCGCTGACCTGGCGCGAGTCCGCCGCGAAGCTGGCGATGGTGTCCGCGGGCACCGACTACAGCGGCTTCAAGAACGTGGACATCGTCATCGAGGCCGTGTTCGAGGACCTGAAGCTCAAGCACCGCATCATCGCCGAGACGGAGGCCGTCACCCGCGACGACTGCATCTTCGCCTCCAACACCTCCAGCCTGCCCATCACCGAGCTGGCCAAGGGCAGCAAGCGGCCCGCGCAGGTCATCGGGATGCACTACTTCAGCCCGGTCCACAAGATGCCGCTGCTGGAGATCATCACCCACCCGGGCACGGCCGAGTGGGTGACGGCCACCTGCGTGGAGGTCGGCCGCAAGCAGGGCAAGACGGTCATCGTCGTCAATGACGGCGTGGGCTTCTACACCTCGCGCATCCTCGCCCCGTACATAAACGAGGCGGCGTACCTGCTGGCCGAGGGCGCCGACATCGCCGAGCTGGACAAGGCGCTGGTCGACTTCGGCTTCCCCGTGGGGCCCATCACCCTGCTGGACGAGGTGGGCATCGACGTGGCCCACAAGGTCGGCCCCATCATGGAGGCCGCGTTCGGCAAGCGACTGGCGGCGCCGAAGACGCTCGAGAAGGTCATCGAGGACGGGCGCCTGGGCCGCAAGAACGGCAAGGGCTTCTACACCTACGCCGGGAAGAAGAAGCAGGTGGATGCCTCCATCTACGCGCTGCTGCCGCACGGCACGGAGCGGCGGAGCTTCGACCGGACGGAGATGGCCGAGCGCTGCGCGCTGCAGATGGTGAACGAGGCCATCCGCTGCCTGGGCGAGGGCATCCTCCGCAGCCCGAGGGATGGGGACGTGGGCGCCATCTTCGGCCTGGGCTTCCCCCCGTTCCTGGGCGGCCCCTTCCGCTACGCGGACAGCCTGACTCCCGCGGTGCTGCTCAGCCGGTTGGAGCACTACCAGGACAAGTACGGGGAGCGCTTCACCCCCGCGCCGGCCCTGGAGGGCATGGTGAAGGAGAACAAGACGTTCTATCCCCGGTAG
- the fadI gene encoding acetyl-CoA C-acyltransferase FadI, with translation MARESNGHRRVAIVRGLRTPFVKAGSVFSGLTALDLGKLVVQELVQRADIDPHEINQVVFGQVIPTLTAPSIAREVVIAAGLPRKIEAFTVARACATSIQAMTTAANAIAVGEADVVIAGGTESMSDAPIFTSRPLAHALVAASKAKSFPDKLKPFQKLKAKDLLPVPPAIAEYSTGLTMGESAEKMAKENGISREEQDRIALASHHNAARAWKEGRFDGEVMHVVVPPKYEDVAAQDNIVREDTSLEALGQLRPVFDRKYGTITAGNASPLTDGAGALLLMSEEKAKALGLEPLGYLRAHAYAATDPGDQLLQGPAYAAPIALQRAGMKLADIDLVEMHEAFAAQVASNIQALASPAFAKKAGWSGPVGEVDRERLNVNGGSISLGHPFGATGARIVTQALNELKRRNKNTVLCTVCAAGGLGAAVVLERA, from the coding sequence ATGGCACGTGAGAGCAACGGCCACCGTCGAGTGGCCATCGTCCGTGGGCTGCGGACTCCGTTCGTGAAGGCGGGCAGCGTCTTCTCGGGGCTCACCGCCCTGGACCTGGGGAAGCTGGTGGTCCAGGAGCTGGTGCAGCGGGCGGACATCGATCCCCATGAAATCAACCAGGTGGTCTTCGGGCAGGTCATCCCCACGCTGACGGCCCCCTCCATCGCGCGCGAGGTGGTCATCGCCGCGGGCCTGCCGCGCAAGATCGAGGCGTTCACCGTGGCGCGCGCCTGCGCCACCTCCATCCAGGCGATGACCACGGCGGCCAATGCCATCGCCGTGGGCGAGGCGGACGTCGTCATCGCGGGTGGCACCGAGTCCATGTCGGACGCCCCCATCTTCACCAGTCGCCCGCTGGCGCATGCGCTGGTGGCGGCCTCCAAGGCCAAGAGCTTCCCGGACAAGCTCAAGCCCTTCCAGAAGCTCAAGGCGAAGGATCTGCTGCCCGTGCCGCCGGCCATCGCCGAGTACTCCACCGGCCTCACCATGGGTGAGAGCGCCGAGAAGATGGCCAAGGAGAACGGCATCTCCCGTGAGGAGCAGGACCGCATTGCCCTTGCCTCGCACCACAACGCCGCGCGCGCCTGGAAGGAAGGCCGCTTCGATGGCGAGGTGATGCACGTCGTCGTCCCTCCGAAGTACGAGGACGTGGCGGCCCAGGACAACATCGTCCGTGAGGACACCAGCCTGGAGGCGCTCGGGCAGCTTCGGCCCGTGTTCGACCGCAAGTACGGCACCATCACCGCCGGCAATGCCTCGCCGCTCACCGATGGCGCCGGCGCCCTGCTGCTGATGAGCGAGGAGAAGGCCAAGGCGCTCGGGCTGGAGCCGCTCGGCTACCTGCGCGCGCACGCCTACGCCGCCACGGACCCGGGGGACCAGCTCCTGCAGGGGCCCGCCTATGCGGCGCCCATCGCGTTGCAGCGCGCCGGCATGAAGCTGGCCGACATCGACCTGGTGGAGATGCATGAGGCGTTCGCCGCGCAGGTGGCGAGCAACATCCAGGCCCTGGCCTCGCCCGCCTTCGCCAAGAAGGCCGGCTGGAGCGGCCCGGTGGGCGAGGTGGACCGCGAGCGGCTCAACGTGAACGGTGGCTCCATCTCCCTCGGTCACCCCTTCGGGGCCACGGGGGCGCGCATCGTCACCCAGGCCCTCAATGAGTTGAAGCGACGGAACAAGAACACGGTGCTCTGCACCGTCTGCGCCGCTGGCGGCCTGGGCGCCGCGGTGGTCCTGGAGCGTGCGTAA
- a CDS encoding cytochrome P450 — protein MIATFDIAAPHVLRNPYAVLSEIRRSSAVCKLMPTGFLGVGRYADVLRVLQNSQHFSNSGYSAGMPPALRDPERAGGSIVQSDPPRHGKLRSLVTKAFTPRTVTQLEPRIRQIAHELVDAVVGKGEFELVRDITNPLPMIVIAELLGVGADRRGDFKRWSDDMVSSLSLVRSGNVAQVMASTQEFYAYFGGVLEERRRDPKGDLISLLIQAEVDGARLTPREVLGFANTLLIAGNETTTSLIGNTLATLTDHPEVLAEVQANPSLIPNLVEEVLRYESPAQCIFRLTTADVEVGGELIPQGTVVLPLLASANRDESRFPDPDRFDIHRDTKGHLAFGMDIHFCLGAPLARLEAKVMLEVMLSRLKDLQRVEQEVTWSPSFFIRSPQHLRMRARA, from the coding sequence ATGATCGCCACCTTCGATATTGCCGCCCCTCACGTCCTCCGCAACCCCTACGCCGTGCTGTCGGAGATTCGCCGCTCGTCCGCCGTTTGCAAACTGATGCCCACGGGTTTCCTGGGGGTGGGCCGCTATGCGGACGTCCTGCGCGTGCTCCAGAACTCCCAGCACTTCTCGAACTCGGGCTACTCCGCCGGCATGCCGCCCGCGCTACGAGATCCGGAGCGCGCTGGGGGCTCCATCGTGCAGAGCGACCCGCCCCGGCACGGCAAGCTGCGCAGTCTGGTGACCAAGGCGTTCACTCCACGGACCGTCACCCAACTGGAGCCGCGTATCCGCCAGATCGCCCACGAGCTGGTGGACGCCGTGGTTGGCAAAGGCGAGTTCGAGCTGGTGCGTGACATCACCAACCCGCTGCCGATGATCGTCATCGCCGAGCTGCTCGGGGTGGGTGCCGATCGCCGCGGTGACTTCAAGCGCTGGTCGGACGACATGGTGAGCTCGTTGTCGCTGGTGCGCTCGGGCAACGTGGCGCAGGTGATGGCGTCGACGCAGGAGTTCTACGCGTACTTCGGTGGGGTGCTCGAGGAGCGGCGGCGCGATCCAAAAGGGGACCTCATCTCGCTGCTGATCCAGGCGGAGGTAGACGGCGCCCGGCTGACGCCTCGGGAGGTGCTGGGGTTCGCCAACACGCTGCTCATCGCCGGCAACGAGACCACGACGAGCCTCATCGGCAACACGCTGGCGACGCTGACGGACCACCCGGAGGTACTGGCCGAGGTGCAAGCGAACCCTTCGCTCATCCCCAATCTGGTGGAGGAGGTGCTGCGCTACGAGAGCCCGGCGCAGTGCATCTTCCGGCTGACCACCGCGGACGTGGAGGTAGGGGGCGAGCTCATTCCTCAGGGAACGGTGGTGCTGCCGCTGCTGGCCTCGGCGAACCGGGACGAGAGCCGCTTCCCGGACCCGGACCGCTTCGACATCCACCGGGACACCAAGGGACACCTGGCCTTCGGCATGGACATCCACTTCTGCCTCGGAGCGCCGCTGGCCCGGCTGGAGGCGAAGGTGATGCTGGAGGTGATGCTGTCGCGCCTGAAGGACCTCCAGCGCGTGGAGCAGGAGGTGACCTGGTCCCCCTCGTTCTTCATCCGCTCGCCCCAACACCTGCGGATGCGGGCCCGGGCGTAG
- a CDS encoding isoamylase, with product MKMATDPLGRALGSLPWRSLLTASLVAALAACGPSDPSASFLAEQLEQTGVQQQEAVTWTLGASYDSTKANITFRVYSARATRLEVWLYKTPYGAQEVVKYVMTKDTATNIWSKTVAVSTLQTTYGITGPVYYGYRAWGPNWPYNSSWAKGTATGFISDVDASGNRFNPNKLLLDPYALEISHDPSNANSTDGTVFGSGPLYRNLDSGARAPKGVVLAGDTQSIGTKPTRALKDDVIYEVHVRGLTKNDTSITAAYRGTYKGAGLKAASLAALGVTAVEFLPVQETENDANDNVASTAGDNYWGYMTLNYFAPDRRYAYDKSAGGPTREFKEMVKAFHDNGIKVFVDVVYNHTGEGGAWNGNDSSTFNVYTFRGLDNPTYYSLTADKQFSWDNTGVGGNFNTFNPKAQDLIIHSLAYWKDTLGVDGFRFDLASVLGNTCEHGCFNYDKLNSGTALNRILNTLTPRAAAGGVGTDFIAEPWAIGGNSYQVGNFPGAWSEWNGIFRDTLRKDQNQMGMETVTPSQLATRFAGSSDLYGDDGRKPFNSINFMVAHDGLSLDDLYSCNSKNNNQAWPYGPSDGGEDNNHSWDQGGIAADQRKAARNGFAFLMLSAGTPMFTGGDEFLRTQYCNNNVYNLDSDKNWLNYVLTTDQTSFKTFAQRLIAFRKAHPALRPLNFYSAVDNNGNVMEQHRWFKPDGLVPDSAYFNNGGNHALAFRVDGTEFGDPASAIYVAYNGWSGNVDFKLPWPGTGKSWYRVTDTCNWAEGASQVASPGAETLLGGENYVYGVCGRGVLLLIAK from the coding sequence ATGAAGATGGCCACCGACCCCCTTGGCAGGGCCCTCGGGTCCTTGCCCTGGCGTTCCCTCCTGACCGCGAGCCTGGTCGCGGCGCTGGCGGCTTGCGGTCCCTCGGACCCCAGCGCCTCCTTCCTCGCCGAGCAGCTCGAGCAGACAGGCGTCCAGCAGCAGGAGGCGGTGACCTGGACCCTGGGGGCCAGCTACGACTCGACCAAGGCCAACATCACCTTCCGTGTCTACTCCGCGCGCGCCACCCGCCTCGAGGTGTGGCTCTACAAGACTCCGTACGGCGCCCAGGAGGTGGTGAAGTACGTGATGACCAAGGACACGGCCACCAACATCTGGTCGAAGACCGTGGCCGTCTCCACCCTGCAGACCACCTACGGGATTACCGGCCCCGTGTACTACGGCTATCGCGCCTGGGGCCCGAACTGGCCGTACAACAGCAGCTGGGCCAAGGGTACGGCCACCGGCTTCATCTCGGATGTCGACGCGAGCGGCAACCGCTTCAACCCCAACAAGCTGCTGCTGGACCCCTACGCGCTGGAGATCAGCCACGATCCGTCCAACGCCAACAGCACGGACGGCACGGTGTTCGGCTCCGGGCCGCTCTACCGCAACCTGGACAGCGGCGCGCGGGCGCCCAAGGGCGTCGTCCTGGCGGGGGATACCCAGTCCATCGGCACCAAGCCCACGCGCGCGCTGAAGGATGACGTCATCTACGAGGTGCATGTGCGCGGCCTCACGAAGAACGACACGAGCATCACCGCCGCCTACCGGGGCACCTACAAGGGCGCGGGCTTGAAGGCGGCCTCTCTGGCGGCGCTGGGGGTCACCGCCGTGGAGTTCCTGCCCGTGCAGGAGACCGAGAACGACGCCAACGACAACGTCGCCAGCACCGCGGGGGACAACTACTGGGGCTACATGACCCTGAACTACTTCGCCCCGGACCGCCGCTACGCCTACGACAAGTCGGCGGGTGGCCCCACGCGCGAGTTCAAGGAGATGGTCAAGGCCTTCCACGACAACGGTATCAAGGTCTTCGTCGACGTGGTCTACAACCACACCGGCGAGGGCGGCGCGTGGAACGGTAACGACTCGAGCACCTTCAACGTCTACACGTTCCGCGGCCTGGACAACCCCACCTACTACAGCCTCACGGCCGACAAGCAGTTCAGCTGGGACAACACCGGCGTGGGCGGCAACTTCAACACCTTCAACCCGAAGGCGCAGGACCTCATCATCCACTCGCTGGCGTACTGGAAGGACACGCTGGGCGTGGACGGGTTCCGCTTCGACCTGGCCTCGGTGCTGGGCAACACCTGCGAGCACGGCTGCTTCAACTACGACAAGCTGAACAGCGGCACCGCGCTCAACCGCATCCTGAACACCCTGACGCCGCGCGCGGCCGCGGGCGGCGTGGGCACCGACTTCATCGCCGAGCCGTGGGCCATCGGTGGCAACTCGTACCAGGTGGGCAACTTCCCAGGGGCCTGGTCCGAGTGGAACGGCATCTTCCGCGACACGCTGCGCAAGGACCAGAACCAGATGGGCATGGAGACGGTGACGCCCAGCCAGCTGGCCACGCGCTTCGCCGGCTCGTCGGACCTGTACGGCGATGATGGCCGCAAGCCGTTCAACTCCATCAACTTCATGGTGGCCCACGACGGCCTCTCCCTGGACGACCTCTACAGCTGCAACAGCAAGAACAACAACCAGGCGTGGCCCTACGGCCCCTCGGATGGTGGCGAGGACAACAACCACAGCTGGGACCAGGGCGGCATCGCCGCGGACCAGCGCAAGGCGGCGCGCAACGGCTTCGCCTTCCTGATGCTGAGCGCCGGCACGCCGATGTTCACCGGCGGCGACGAGTTCCTCCGCACCCAGTACTGCAACAACAACGTCTACAACCTGGACTCGGACAAGAACTGGCTGAACTACGTGCTGACCACGGACCAGACGAGCTTCAAGACGTTCGCCCAGCGCCTCATCGCCTTCCGCAAGGCGCACCCGGCGCTGCGGCCGCTCAACTTCTACAGCGCCGTGGACAACAACGGGAACGTGATGGAGCAGCACCGCTGGTTCAAGCCCGATGGCCTGGTGCCGGACTCCGCCTACTTCAACAACGGCGGCAACCACGCCCTGGCCTTCCGCGTGGACGGCACCGAGTTCGGTGACCCGGCCAGCGCCATCTACGTGGCCTACAACGGCTGGTCCGGCAACGTGGACTTCAAGCTGCCGTGGCCGGGCACCGGCAAGAGCTGGTACCGGGTGACGGACACCTGCAACTGGGCCGAGGGCGCCAGCCAGGTGGCCAGCCCCGGCGCCGAGACGCTGCTGGGCGGCGAGAACTACGTCTACGGCGTGTGCGGCCGGGGCGTGCTGCTGCTCATCGCCAAGTAA
- the hemE gene encoding uroporphyrinogen decarboxylase — MNDRLLKAARRQPTDTTPVWLMRQAGRYLPEYRAIRGNIAFLDLCKHPDLAAEVTVQPITRLGVDAAIIFSDILIPVEAMGIALELGDKGPHFPNPVRTAADIERLAVPDPVEGTGFVAEAIRRTRKALNDSVPVIGFAGAPFTLAAYMVEGGGSKSYMLIKRLLFEQPKLAHTLFQKLTDTLIPYLKMQVEAGAKVVQIFDSWGGELGPYDFERFSLPYLTRMVKELQATGVPVIVFGTGMSPHLPLLKRTGADVIGLDWRIQMDEGRRVLGQDVAVQGNLDPLHLFLPREELEARVVDILKRAGPVGHIFNLGHGILPPTDPEAAKFLVDSVHRYGTALRQSP, encoded by the coding sequence ATGAACGACAGACTCCTGAAGGCCGCGCGCCGCCAGCCCACCGACACCACACCGGTGTGGCTCATGCGCCAGGCGGGCCGCTACCTGCCCGAGTACCGCGCCATCCGCGGCAACATCGCGTTCCTGGACTTGTGCAAGCACCCGGACCTGGCCGCCGAGGTGACGGTGCAGCCCATCACCCGCCTGGGTGTGGACGCGGCCATCATCTTCTCGGACATCCTCATCCCCGTGGAGGCCATGGGCATCGCCCTGGAGCTGGGGGACAAGGGGCCGCACTTCCCCAACCCCGTGCGCACCGCGGCGGACATCGAGCGGCTGGCGGTGCCGGACCCCGTGGAGGGCACTGGCTTCGTCGCCGAGGCCATCCGCCGCACGCGCAAGGCGCTCAATGACTCGGTGCCCGTCATCGGCTTCGCGGGCGCGCCGTTCACCCTGGCGGCCTATATGGTCGAGGGCGGCGGCTCCAAGAGCTACATGCTCATCAAGCGCCTGCTCTTCGAGCAGCCGAAGCTGGCGCACACACTGTTCCAGAAGCTCACCGACACGCTCATCCCGTACCTGAAGATGCAGGTGGAGGCGGGGGCGAAGGTTGTCCAGATCTTCGACTCGTGGGGCGGAGAGCTGGGCCCCTACGACTTCGAGCGCTTCAGCCTCCCGTACCTCACGCGGATGGTGAAGGAGCTGCAGGCCACGGGCGTGCCCGTCATCGTCTTCGGCACGGGCATGTCTCCGCACCTGCCGCTGCTCAAGCGCACCGGCGCGGACGTCATCGGCCTGGATTGGCGCATCCAGATGGACGAGGGCCGGCGCGTGCTGGGGCAGGACGTGGCGGTGCAGGGCAACCTGGATCCGCTCCACCTCTTCCTGCCGCGCGAGGAGCTGGAGGCCCGCGTGGTGGACATCCTCAAGCGCGCAGGGCCGGTGGGGCACATCTTCAACCTCGGCCACGGCATCCTCCCGCCCACGGATCCGGAGGCCGCGAAGTTCCTGGTGGACTCCGTACACCGCTACGGCACCGCGCTCCGCCAGAGCCCCTGA
- a CDS encoding DUF1318 domain-containing protein — protein MKHRVLLLLAALASAGCISAPEIVMVDRATALEEQAAGSFKEVEQRLARAGMSPTPVPLTPNQLEELGLQPTALVENVGKTQADRVDELLRRHCVGEGKDGLLVDTRRQCQARRLSADDVALVERVNRARLQLWQWMRTVRPGVPEESLRRSWQQVHAQGVVCGGWVEADDGTWGEKKC, from the coding sequence GTGAAACACCGCGTGTTGCTGCTGCTTGCCGCCCTCGCCTCCGCCGGGTGCATCAGCGCCCCGGAGATCGTCATGGTCGATCGCGCGACCGCGCTCGAAGAACAGGCCGCGGGCTCGTTCAAGGAGGTGGAGCAGCGGCTGGCTCGCGCGGGAATGAGCCCGACGCCGGTGCCGCTCACACCCAACCAACTGGAGGAGCTGGGCCTCCAACCCACGGCGTTGGTCGAGAACGTGGGCAAGACGCAGGCGGACCGCGTCGACGAACTGCTCCGCCGTCACTGCGTGGGCGAAGGAAAGGACGGGCTGCTGGTGGACACCCGGCGTCAGTGCCAGGCCAGGCGTTTGTCGGCCGATGACGTCGCCCTGGTGGAGCGGGTGAACCGAGCCCGGCTGCAGCTGTGGCAATGGATGCGAACGGTCCGCCCCGGCGTGCCCGAAGAGTCGTTGCGCCGGAGCTGGCAACAGGTCCACGCCCAGGGGGTGGTCTGCGGCGGCTGGGTGGAAGCCGATGACGGCACCTGGGGAGAGAAGAAGTGCTGA